The nucleotide sequence CACTGCAAGTGACGTTCGGTTCGCGCAAAGCATCGCGCGTGACCAAGCCGGAAGCCGGCCACCTCGCCAAGGCGGGTGTCGAAGCTGGCGAAATCATCCAGGAATTCCGCGTCACCGCAGATACCGCAGGTCAGCACCAGGCTGGCGGCGTGATCGCGGCCGGCAGCGTGTTCTCCGTGGGCCAGAAGGTGGACGTGCAAGGCACCTCCATCGGCAAGGGCTACGCCGGCACGATCAAGCGTCACAACATGAGCTCGCAGCGCGCGTCGCACGGTAACAGCCGTTCGCACAACGTGCCCGGCTCGATCGGCATGGCACAGGACCCCGGTCGCGTGTTCCCCGGCAAGCGCATGACGGGCCACCTCGGCGACGTCACCCGCACGACGCAGAACCTCTCGGTGTTCCGCATCGACGAAGCGCGTCAACTGCTGCTCATCAAGGGCGCGATCCCGGGTTCGAAGGGTGGCTTCGTCACCGTGCGTCCCGCCGTCAAGGCCAAGCCGCAAGCGGCTGAAGGAGCGAAGTAATGGAACTCGAACTCCTGAACGAGCAAGGTCAGGCCGCGTCGAAGTACGACGCCCCCGAAACCGTGTTCGGCCGTGACTACAACGAAGACCTGGTGCACCAGATCGTCGTCGCGTTCCAGGCCAACGCCCGCCAAGGCACGCGCGCCCAGAAGGACCGCGAACAGGTCAAGCACTCGACCAAGAAGCCTTTCAAGCAAAAGGGAACGGGCCGCGCCCGTGCCGGTATGACGTCCTCGCCGCTGTGGCGCGGGGGTGGCCGGATCTTCCCGAACATGCCTGACGAAAACTTCTCGCAGAAGATCAACAAGAAGATGTACCGCGCCGGCATGGCGTCCATCTTCTCGCAGCTCGCTCGCGAAGGCCGTCTGGCCGTGGTGGATTCGCTGACCGTGGATTCGCCCAAGACGAAGCCGCTGGCAGCCCGTTTCAAGGCGATGAATCTCGAGTCCGTGCTCGTGATCGCCGAAGAAGTCGACGAAAACCTGTACCTTGCCTCGCGCAATCTGGTCAACATCCTCGTGGTCGAACCCCGTTACGCCGATCCGGTGTCGCTGGTCCACTACAAGAAGGTGCTGGTCACCAAGGGTGCCGTCGACAAGCTCAAGGAGATGTTCGCATGAGCCGCGTGAACCCCACCCCTGCTCAACGTCAGTTCGACGAAGGCCGTCTCATGAACGTGCTGGTCGCCCCGATCGTGTCCGAAAAGGCCACGATGGTCGGCGAGAAGTCGAACGCTGTCACTTTCAAGGTGTTGCAAGACGCCACCAAGCCCGAGATCAAGGCCGCCGTCGAACTGATGTTCAAGGTCGAAGTCAAGGGCGTGTCGGTTGCCAACATCAAGGGCAAGACCAAGCGCTTCGGCAAGTCCGTCGGCCGCCGCGACCACGTTCGCAAGGCCTACGTCACGCTGAAGGCCGGTCAAGAGCTCAACCTCGTCGGGGAAGGCGCTTAATCATGGCCGTCATCAAGATGAAACCCACTTCGCCGGGCCAACGCGGCGCGGTGAAGATCTCGCGTGACCACCTGTTCAAGGGTGCTCCTCACGCCCCCCTGCTGGAACCCCAGTTCCAGAAGGCCGGCCGCAACAACAACGGCCACATCACGATCCGTCATCGTGGCGGCGGTGCCAAGCACCACTACCGCGTCGTCGACTTCGTGCGCAACAAGGACGGCATCCCGGCCAAGGTCGAACGCATCGAGTACGACCCGAACCGCACCGCCCACATCGCGCTGATCTGCTACGCCGACGGCGAGCGCCGCTACATCATCGCCCCGCGCGGTCTGGAAGCCGGTGCAACGCTGCTGTCGGGTTCGGAAGCTCCGATCCGCGCCGGCAACACCCTGCCGATCCGCAACATCCCCGTGGGTTCGACGATCCACTGCATCGAACTGCAGCCCGGCAAGGGCGCGCAGATCGCACGTTCGGCCGGTACCTCGGCCACGCTGCTGGCCCGTGAAGGCGTCTACGCCCAGGTCCGCATGCGTTCGGGCGAAGTTCGCCGCATTCACATCGAATGCCGCGCGACCATCGGTGAAGTTGCCAACGAAGAACACAGCCTGCGCCAGCTCGGCAAGGCCGGTGTGAAGCGTCACATGGGTATCCGCCCGACCGTTCGCGGCGTGGTGATGAACCCGGTCGACCACCCGCACGGTGGTGGCGAAGGCAAGACCGGCGAAGGCCGTCACCCTGTCGACCCGTGGGGCAACCTGACCAAGGGTTACCGTACCCGTAACAACAAGCGCACGCAGGTCTTCATCGTGTCGCGCCGCAAGAAGTAAGGGATAGCAAATGACTCGCTCTCTCAAAAAGGGTCCGTTTGTTGACCATCACCTCGTTGCCAAGGCCGACAAGGCCGTGACGACGAAGGACAAGAAGCCGATCAAGACCTGGTCGCGCCGCTCGATGGTCCTGCCCGAGTTCATCGGCCTGACCATTGCAGTGCACAACGGCAAGCAGCACGTGCCTGTCTACATCACCGACCAGATGGTCGGCCACAAGCTCGGCGAATTTGCGCTCACGCGCACGTTCAAGGGGCACCCCGCGGACAAGAAAGTCCAGAAGAAGTAAGGAACGACCATGTCTGAAACACGTGCAGTCCTCCGCGGTGTACGCCTCTCGGTCGACAAGGGCCGTCTGGTCGCCGACCTGATCCGCGGCAAGAAGGTCGATCAAGCGCTCAACGTTCTGCAGTTCACGCAGAAGAAGGCCGCTGTGATCATCAAGAAGGTGCTCGAGTCGGCCATCGCCAACGCGGAGCACAACGACGGTGCCGACATCGACGAACTGAAGGTCAAGACCATCTACGTCGAACAGGGCGCCACGCTCAAGCGCTTCACGGCGCGCGCCAAGGGTCGCGGCAATCGCATCAGCAAGCCCACGTGCCATGTGTACGTGACGGTTGGCAACTAAGAGCCTGGAAGAAATATGGGACAGAAAATCCATCCGACCGGCTTCCGTCTGGCGGTTACCCGTAACTGGTCCAGCCGCTGGTACGCCAGTGACCGCGATTTCGCGGGCATGCTGGCCGAAGACATCAAGGTTCGCGAATACCTGAAGAAGAAGCTGAAGAACGCTTCGGTGTCGCGCGTCCTGATCGAGCGTCCCGCCAAGAACGCCCGCATCACGATCTACTCGGCTCGTCCGGGCGTCGTGATCGGCAAGAAGGGCGAAGACATCGAGAACCTCAAGCGCGAACTGGGCCGCCAGCTCGGCGTGCCGGTGGCAGTGAACATCGAGGAAGTGCGCAAGCCCGAAATCGATGCCCAGCTGATCGCCGACAGCATCACGCAGCAGCTCGAAAAGCGGATCATGTTCCGCCGCGCCATGAAGCGCGCCATGCAGAACGCCATGCGTCTGGGTGCCCAGGGCATCAAGATCATGTCGGCTGGCCGCCTGAACGGCATCGAAATCGCTCGTACCGAGTGGTACCGCGAAGGTCGCGTGCCGCTTCACACGCTGCGCGCCGACATCGACTACGGCACCTCGGAAGCCAAGACCACCTACGGCGTCATCGGCGTCAAGGTGTGGGTCTACAAGGGCGACACCCTGGGCCGCAACGACCTGCCCGCCGTCGAGACCCCGCGTCCCGAGGAAGAGCGTCGTCCGCGTGGTCCGCGCCGTGATGGCCGCCCTGGTGGCGACCGTCCAGGCGGTGACCGCCGCGGTGGCCCGCGTGCCGGTGCCCGTGGCCCGATCGGTGGCAACACCGCTCCCGCCGACGGCAGCGACAAGCCCGCAGAAGCAACCGGCGGTGCCGGTGCAGACTCGAAACCCGCCGTTAAGCGCGTCCGCAAAGCCGCGCCCGCTGCAGCAGCGGACGGTGCCAAGACCGAGTAATCGGTCTCAGCCCCGGGTGTGCATTCGCACAGGAAGCCCGGGGCAGTCCTCACGGAGTAACAAGACATGCTGCAACCTGCACGCAGAAAGTTCCGCAAGGAACAAAAGGGCCGCAACACCGGCGTCGCCACCCGGGGCAACTCGGTGGCCTTCGGTGACTTCGGTCTGAAATGCACCGACCGCGGCCGCCTCACGGCGCGCCAGATCGAAGCCGCTCGCCGCGCGATTTCGCGTCACGTGAAGCGCGGTGGCCGTATCTGGATCCGCGTGTTCCCCGACAAGCCGATCTCGACCAAGCCCGCAGAAGTGCGGATGGGTAACGGCAAGGGCAACCCCGAGTACTACGTCGCCGAGATCCAGCCCGGCAAGATCGTGTTCGAGATCGTCGGCGTGCCCGAAGAACTCGCCCGCGAAGCCTTCCGCCTGGCCGCTGCCAAGCTGCCGCTGCGCACGACGTTCGTCTCGCGCCAGCTCGGCGCCTGAGAGGAGAACATCCATGGCAACACGTAAGAAGAAAGAAGCCGCGGCTCCGGCCAAGGTGAGCAAGGCAGCAGCACTGCGCGAGAAGGACGTCGCCGGTCTGCAAGCCGAAATCAAGGATCTGCAGAAGGCCCATTTCGGCCTGCGCATGCAGAAAGCCACGCAACAGCTGTCGAACACCTCGACGCTGCGCGTGACGCGTCGCGACATCGCGCGCGCCAAGACCGTTCTTGCTCAGAAGCAGCAAGAAACCCAAGCCGCCAAGTAAGGAGTGAACATGACGGAAGCTAAAAAATCCCTCAAGCGCACCTTGATCGGCAAGGTGGTCAGCGACAAGCGTGCCAAGACCGTGACCGTGCTGGTCGAGCGCCGTGTGAAGCACGAGCTCTACGGCAAGATCGTGGCGAAGACGAGCAAGTACCACGCCCATGACGAAAACGGCGAGTACAAGCTGGGCGACACCATCGAGATCACGGAAAGCCGTCCGATCTCGAAGACCAAGAACTGGGTCGTGACCCGTCTGGTCGAGAAGGCCGTCCTGGTCTGATCCCCCTCGGGTCCGCCGGCTCCGCAAGGCAGTCGGCAGTCCATCGCGAAACGGCCCACAATGTGGGCCGTTTTTCTTTTTCCAGGAGCACTTTCAAATGATCAAAGTCGGCGACACCCTTCCCTCGGCCACCCTGCAGGAGTACTCGGAAGTCGAGGGCGAAGGCTGCAGCATCGGCCCGAACCCCGTCGACGTGAGCAAGGCAACGGCTGGCAAGACCATCGCGCTGTTCGCGCTGCCGGGCGCCTTCACGCCCACCTGCTCGGCCAAGCACGTGCCCGGCTACGTGCAGCACTTCGACGACTTCAAGGCCGCGGGCGTGGACGAGATCTGGTGCGTGAGCGTGAACGACGCCTTCGTGATGGGCGCCTGGGCGCGCGACCAGAAGACCGGCGCCAAGGTGCGCATGCTGGCCGACGGCAGCGCCGATTTCGCCAAGGCCACGGGCCTCACGCTGGACCTCACGGGCCGCGGCATGGGCTTGCGCAGCAACCGCTACTCGATGCTCGTGAAGGACGGCAAGGTCGCGACGCTCAACGTGGAGGCACCGGGCAAGTTCGAAGTCAGCAACGCCGAGACGCTGCTGGCGCAAGCCAAGGGCTGAGCGGCAGGTCCGACGAGAACGGCCCGCCCCGCGGACCGTTCCTCGCCTACAGGTCCACCTTCAGGTAGTGCGCCCCCGCAATGGGGTTGTGATAGAAGGGCGGCACCTCGGCGAAGCCCAGGTCCTCATAGAGGGCGCGCGCCGACTCCATCTCGTCGAGCGTGTCGAGCAGCACGCAGCCGTAGCCCGCGCCACGCGCCGCGTCGAGGATCGCCTCGGCGAGCTGGCGGCCCAATCCGAGGCCGCGAAAGCCCGGGCGCACGTACAGGCGCTTCATCTCCGCCGCATTCACATAGTCCGCGCTGTCGAGCGGCCGCAGCGCGCAGCAGCCCGCCACGTGCGCGATCCGGCCATCGGCGCGCAGCAGCGTCGGCGTGGCGCGACCCACCTCGTCCTTGACGTGCGCCGGATCGACCAGCGCCAGCAGCAGCGTGCCGCGCGGCTCGGCGTACTCGCCCGGCAGCGCGGCCAGTTCCTGCTCGAAATTCTGGAATTCGAGATCGATGCCCAGCGAGGCGGCGTAGTCGCGGAAGATGACGCGCGCGGCCTCGAGTTCATGGACCTCGTCGGGCGTGAGCAGCACGACGGCCGGCGTGTCCGACAGCGGCAGGGGGCGTGAGACGGATGAGCTCATGCGCGCAACGACGAAACCCAGTACGCGACGCCCGCGCACAGCAGCGCGAGCACCAGCGCGAAGCCGCGCGATGCCGCGTCGTCGCGGCTGCCGGCGGCGGCGATGTCCTTGTCGCCCGACAGCATCGGCGCGACCATCCGGTGGCGCTTCACCAGCACGTAGAACAGCACCGCGAGCACGTGCAGGCTCGCGAGCGCGATCACGATCCACTTGCCCTGCGTGCTGTGCCAGCCCGTGGCCAGGCTCACGAGATCGCCCGAGACGAAGCGCGTGAGCGGCCCGGCGGCCGAGATCTCGTCGTCGGCCACGAGGCCGGTGGCCACCTGCAGCGCGAGGATGGCCAGCAGCGCGAACACCGACAGCGCGCCCAGCGGCGTGTGGCCGATCAGGTCATCGGGATGGGCGCGGCCGCGCAGGTAGGCGAGGAGCGAGCCCGGCGCATAGACGAAGGCCGCGAAGCGCGACCAGCGCCCGCCGACGAAGCCCCAGACCAGCCGGAACAGCAGCAGCGCGAGCACCGTGTAGCCGAGGCGGAAATGCCATTCCATGATGCCGCCGAGGCCGGTGGCGATCAGCCCGATCACGGCGGCGGCCAGGGCCCAGTGGAACAGCCGGGTCGGCAGGTCCCAGACGCGTGTTCGGGTGGCCTGGCGGGACGCCGCGGCCGCGGGGGAGTCGGTCATCGAAGGAGGGGGGAGCGCATGGCTGCGGAAGGCGCAGATTAGCAAAGTCCGGGCCGCTCGCTCCATCGGGTTGTTGCTATGCGCGCCGGCCGGCCTGCCCCTACACTGCCGCGCAGGTGCCGCGCTCGACGGCATCACCCACGATTCCCACACGTCAGAAGGACCACGATGATCCGACTCGCCACCTTCGCGCTGGCTGCAGCCTGCGCCGCCACCACCCTGCCGGCCGCGGCCCAGTTCGCGAAGCCTGAAGACGCCATCAAGTACCGCCAGAGCGCGCTGTTCGTCATGTCGCAGCACTTCGGCCGCCTGGGCGCCATGGCCAACGGCCGCGCGCCCTACGACGCCGCCGCCGCCGCGGCCAATGCCGAGGTGGTGGCCGACATGGCGAAGCTGCCCTGGGCCGGCTTCGGCGCCGGCACCGAGGGCGGCAAGGCCAAGCCCGAGGTCTGGAAGGAAGCGCCCAAGTTCAAGGAGCACCAGGACAAGCTGATCGCCGAGACCGGCAAGCTGCTGGTGGCCGCCAAGGCCGGCAACATCGATGCGCTCAAGACCCAGTTCGGCCCCACCGCCGCGAGCTGCAAGGCCTGCCACGACACCTTCCGCGATCGCTGATCCGCCACTCGCTTGCCCCAACGAAAAAGGCGCTGTCCGGTCACGGGCAGCGCCTTTTTGATGGCTGGGGAAGGGCTCAGGCCTCGGCCAGCAGCTTCTCGATCAGCTTGTGCAGCTCGGCGAAATCGGGCTCGCCCACATAGCGCTTGACGATCTGGCCCTGCTTGTTCACGAGGTAGGTGGTCGGCGTGAGCTTCACGTCGCCCCAGGCCTGCGCCACGCTGCCGGTGTTGTCGATCGCCACCTTGAACGGCAGCTTGCGGGTTTCGGCGAAATTGACGACGTAGCTCGGCGGGTCGTAGCTCATGGCCACCGCCAGCGTGTCGTAGCCTTGCGACTTGTACTTGTCGTAGGTGGCGATCACCTTGGGCATCTCGCCGACGCAGGTCACGCAGCTCGTGGCCCAGAAGTTGACCAGCGTGACCTTGCCCTTGAGGTCCTCGGTGCTCTTCTTCGTGCCGTCGAGCAGCACGAAGGTCGAGGCGGGCGCCGCGGTGGCCCCCGAGCCGAGGTACACACCCACGCCAGTGGCCAGGGCGACGGCAACGGCGGCTGCGATAACGTACTTTTTCATGGCTGCTGACTGAGTGGGGCGGCGCGATTCTAGTTCCGCAGGTTCGAACCTGCTGGCGCGCGCAACAGTGCCCGTGGAACGGTGGATCGATAATCCGATCCCCATGCCGCAGCCCACCTCCCGTCCTCGCCGCCGCGCGCGCGCCTCCTGCGCCGCCGCCGCGGTCCTCGTGCTCGCGGCCTGCAGCCCGACCTTCAACTGGCGCGAGGTCCCGGTGGCCGAGGCCGGCCTGGTCGCGCTGCTGCCCTGCAAGGCCGACCGCGCCACGCGCGCGCAGCCGCTGGGCGCCGAATCGGTCCAGGTCGACATGGCCGGCTGCGAGGCCGGCGGCGCCACCTTCGCGATCGCGCATGCCACCGCCGCCAACGCCGCCCAGGCCGAGAGCTGGCTGCGCGCCTGGCAGCTCGCCACGCGCGAGCAGCTGCAGGGCGCGGCCACCACCGAGGCGCCGGCCACGGTGCCGCGCGCCGCCGCCACGCCCGCGCCGCTGCGGCTCGATGCGCCGGCCACGCCCACGGGCCAGCCACTGCAGGTACTGTGGTTCGCCCAGACCGAGACCCGCTCGACACCGCCCGGCGCCGTGTCGCTCTACCAGGCGATGGTGCTCGGCCGGCCGTCGTCGGGCGAGGCCGCCAAGACCTTCTTCGAAGGCCTGCGGCTGCCATGAGCCGCCCCCGCGATCTCGGCGCGGCGCTCCGGGCGGCCGCGCGATGAGCGACGGCACCCTCGGCGGTCGGCGCCGCGTCGCCGGCGTCTTCCTGGCCTTCGCCTTCGCGTACTTCCTCTCGACGCTGGTGCGCGCGATCACCGCCACCCTGTCGCCCACGCTCACCGACGAGTTCGACCTCGAATCGCGCGACCTCGGCCTGCTCGCGGGCGGCTACTTCCTCGGCTTCGCGTTCACGCAACTGCCCATGGGCGCCTGGCTGGACCGCCACGGTCCCAAGCGCGTGGTGGTGGCTTTCCTCGGCGTGGCGGTGGCCGGCTGCCTGCTGTTCTCGGTCGCCACGCATTTCTCGCTGCTGCTGGCCGCGCGCGTGCTCACCGGCGTGGGCGTCAGCGCCTGCCTGATGGCGCCGCTCACCGGCTACAGGCGCTGGCTCTCGCCCGCGATGCAGCTGCGCAGCAACTCGTGGATGCTGATGGTCGAGTCCTTCGGGCTGGTCGGCGCGACGCTGCCGGTGCAATGGCTGGTGCCGCTGGTCGGCTGGCGCGCGCTGTTCTGGTTGCTGGGCGCGGGCGTGATCGTCTCGATGCTGCTGATCGCCTGGGTCGCGCCGTCGTGGCGCCAGGCACCCGCCGCGACGGTGGCGGCTGTCGACGACGGCGGCAGCTACGCCGCCGTCTGGCGCGATCCCTTCTTCCGCAAGCTCGCGCCGATCGGCTTCTTCCACTACGGCGGCTTCATCGCGATGCAGTCGTTGTGGGCCGTGCCCTGGCTCACGCGGGTGTCGGGCTACACGCCGCTGCGCGCGGCCGAGGCGCTGTTCGCCATCAGCCTGGTGCTGCTCGCCACCTACTGGCTCTGGGGCGTGGCCAATCCCAGGCTCGCGCAGCGCGGCATTCCGGCGGAACGGCTCATGGCCTGGGGCCTGCCGCTCTCGCTGCTGCTCATGGCTATTGTTTTGATAGCGGGTCCACGCGCGGGCACGGGCACCTGGGCGGTGTTTCTCTGTTTCTCCACGGTGGTCACGCTGGCCCAGCCGGCCGTCGCGATGGCGCTGCCGCCGGCGCTCGCGGGCCGCGCGCTGTCGGCCTACAACCTCGTGATCTTCGTCGGCGTGTTCGTGGTGCAGTGGGGCGTGGGCCTGCTGATCGACCTGTTCGTGCGCGCCGGCCTCGACACCGTGGACGCTTTCCGTGGCGCAATGGCCATCCTCCTGGGGTGCTGCGTTATGTCGTATATCTACTTCCTCCGGGCGCCCCCGCATAATCGACGCGCCGTCCCCCGAGCCGCATGAACAGCATCCTCATCATTGCCCATTCGCCGTTCGCACAAGCGTTGCGGAAGTGCGCGCTGCATGTGTTCCCCGACAGCGAGAACGCCATCGTCGCGCTCGACGTGCTGCCCAACGTGCCGCCCGAGGAAACCCTGGCGGCCGCGCGCATCACGCTCGCGCAGCAGCTCAACGGGCCGCGCGTGCAGGTGCTGGTGCTGGCCGACGTGTTCGGCGCCACGCCCTGCAACGTGGCGCAGAAGCTGGTGGACGGCGTGCGCTCGCGGCTCGTGGCGGGCGTCAATCTTCCGATGCTGCTGCGTGCCGTGACCTACCGGCACGAGCCGCTCGACGTGCTCGTGCAGCGCGCCATCGCCGGCGGCACCGCGGGCGTGATGCAAGTGGCGGTGGCGGCACCGCAGAACCAGGCCAAGAGAAAGCACAGTGATCAAGAAATCCGTGACCATCAGCAATAAGCTGGGACTGCATGCACGCGCATCGGCCAAGCTGACCAAGCTCGCAGGCAGCTTTCCCTGCGAGGTGTGGCTCTCGCGCGGCGACCGCCGCATCAACGCCAAGAGCATCATGGGCGTGATGATGCTGGCCGCCGGGCTCGGCTCGACCGTCGAGCTCGAGACCAACGGCCCGCAGGAAGAAGAAGCGATGAACGCCATCGTCCAGCTCATGGACGACAAGTTCGGCGAAGGCGAATAAGGACCACTCCGCATGACCTTCGCAGTCCACGGCCTTCCCGTCGCCCGTGGCATCGCCATCGGCCGCGCGGTGCTGGTGGTGTCGAGCCGCATCGACGTGGCCCACTACTTCATCAAGCCCGAGGAGATCGAGACCGAGATCGATCGCGTGCGCACCGCGCGCAACGCCGTGGCCGAGGAGCTGGCCAAGCTGCAGACCAACGTCGCGCAGATGGGTCCGAACGACGCGCCGCACGAACTCGCGGCGCTGCTCGAGGTGCACCAGATGCTGCTGCAGGACGAGGCCCTGAGCGGCGGCGTCAAGCACTGGATCAGCGAGCGGCTCTACAACGCCGAATGGGCGCTGACCACGCAGCTCGAGGTCATCGCGCGCCAGTTCGACGAGATGGAGGACGAGTACCTGCGCGAGCGCAAGGCCGACCTCGAGCAGGTGGTGGAGCGGCTGCTGCACCGCATGAAGGGCACGGCCGCGGTGCTGGCGCCGAGCCCGCCGCGGCGCAAGCGCGCCTCGTCCGACGAGGACGACGACCTCACCGCGGGCGACGGCATCGACGTGCCGCTGGTGCTGATCGCGCACGATCTCTCGCCGGCCGACATGCTGCAGTTCAAGAAGAGCGTGTTCGCCGGCTTCGTCACCGACGTCGGCGGGCGCACCTCGCACACCGCGATCGTGGCGCGCAGCATGGACGTGCCGGCCGTGGTCGGCGCGCGCACCGCGAGCCAGCTGGTGCGGCAGGACGACTGGGTCATCATCGACGGCGATGCCGGCGTGATGATCATCGATCCCTCGCCGATCATCCTGGCCGAGTACGGCTTCAAGCAGCGCCAGGGCGATCTCGAGCGCGGGCGCCTCGCGCGGCTGCGCCACAAGCCGGCCGTCACGCTCGACGGCCAGCGCGTCGAGCTGCTCGCCAACATCGAGATGCCCGAGGACACGGTGGGCGCGATGAAGGCCGGCGCGGTCGGCGTGGGCCTGTTCCGCAGCGAGTTCCTGTTCATGGGCCGCGAGTCGTCGGCGCGCCAGACCCGGCTGCCCGACGAAGAGGAGCAGTACCAGGCCTACAAGCGCGCGGTCGAGGGCATGCAGGGCATGCCGGTCACCATCCGCACCATCGACGTGGGCGCCGACAAGCCGCTGGACAACAAGTCCGCCAACAAGCAGGAGCACCTGAATCCCGCGCTCGGCCTGCGCGCGATCCGCTGGAGCCTGGCCGATCCCGCGATGTTCCTCACGCAACTGCGCGCCATCCTGCGCGCGGCCGCGCACGGCGAGATCCACCTGCTGATTCCGATGCTCGCGCATGCGAGCGAGATCCGCCAGACGCTGGCGCTGCTCGCGCTCGCGCGCACCGAGCTCGACAACCGCGGCGCGGTGCACGGCCAGGTGAAGCTC is from Variovorax paradoxus and encodes:
- a CDS encoding HPr family phosphocarrier protein, translated to MIKKSVTISNKLGLHARASAKLTKLAGSFPCEVWLSRGDRRINAKSIMGVMMLAAGLGSTVELETNGPQEEEAMNAIVQLMDDKFGEGE
- a CDS encoding PTS fructose transporter subunit IIA — its product is MNSILIIAHSPFAQALRKCALHVFPDSENAIVALDVLPNVPPEETLAAARITLAQQLNGPRVQVLVLADVFGATPCNVAQKLVDGVRSRLVAGVNLPMLLRAVTYRHEPLDVLVQRAIAGGTAGVMQVAVAAPQNQAKRKHSDQEIRDHQQ
- the ptsP gene encoding phosphoenolpyruvate--protein phosphotransferase, which produces MTFAVHGLPVARGIAIGRAVLVVSSRIDVAHYFIKPEEIETEIDRVRTARNAVAEELAKLQTNVAQMGPNDAPHELAALLEVHQMLLQDEALSGGVKHWISERLYNAEWALTTQLEVIARQFDEMEDEYLRERKADLEQVVERLLHRMKGTAAVLAPSPPRRKRASSDEDDDLTAGDGIDVPLVLIAHDLSPADMLQFKKSVFAGFVTDVGGRTSHTAIVARSMDVPAVVGARTASQLVRQDDWVIIDGDAGVMIIDPSPIILAEYGFKQRQGDLERGRLARLRHKPAVTLDGQRVELLANIEMPEDTVGAMKAGAVGVGLFRSEFLFMGRESSARQTRLPDEEEQYQAYKRAVEGMQGMPVTIRTIDVGADKPLDNKSANKQEHLNPALGLRAIRWSLADPAMFLTQLRAILRAAAHGEIHLLIPMLAHASEIRQTLALLALARTELDNRGAVHGQVKLGAMIEIPAAALTLRTFLKHFDFLSIGTNDLIQYTLAIDRADESVAHLYDPAHPAVLKLVADTIAECRRQGKAVAVCGEMAGDVAFTRLLLGLGLRSFSMHPSRILAVKQEVLRADTSKLETWARSVVDSDDPGAMLAG